A window of the Streptomyces luomodiensis genome harbors these coding sequences:
- a CDS encoding ATP-binding protein, translating to MSAHISSHPYKGPSVTWRALTVPVLAAVAAGAAGLWVTTAVPSAQRVFVAVFCGTAAVLLGVALAVATYRSRTIGRLQERVTALETAATAREIEAVRIAEETIPSAVRQLRAGGSVDTVVSRLPRPTSRAHQQLLRTLLREIGDGERMRASAMAACANAAGRVQALATSMLADLREMENRHDESVLGDLLKLDHTTAQAGRIADSIAVLTGARSGRRWTRPIVMESVLRGAVGRISAYQRVRVHSASSAAVAGYAAEGVMHALAELMDNAASFSPPTEEVHVYVEETHAGVVVTIEDGGLVMGPAALERAQKAVSSETLDLMSLSGTRLGLAVVGCLARKHGLTVSFRPSARGGTGVVVLIPQQLITHVNQDAVVLGTPGSIRSGIPRQASAPSAPSGSAAATAIAPAPATTPSSAPLPPATGPSSAPEPAAEPSPAVNGLPKRRRGETLAAATRAAAGAAEGEPKAKTSRPRPEDAGARFGAFRQAARGGSAAGAPRDTEPASAQPAEATQSAESVEPAENDKP from the coding sequence ATGTCAGCACATATATCCAGCCATCCGTACAAAGGGCCCTCGGTGACGTGGCGGGCCCTGACCGTCCCTGTGCTGGCAGCCGTCGCCGCCGGTGCCGCGGGACTGTGGGTGACCACCGCCGTGCCGTCCGCTCAGCGCGTCTTCGTCGCCGTCTTCTGCGGGACCGCCGCCGTACTGCTCGGTGTGGCGCTCGCGGTGGCCACCTACCGTTCGCGGACCATCGGCCGGCTCCAGGAGCGTGTCACGGCGCTGGAGACGGCGGCCACCGCGCGGGAGATCGAGGCGGTCCGGATCGCCGAGGAAACGATTCCTTCCGCGGTTCGGCAGCTGCGTGCGGGTGGCTCGGTGGACACCGTGGTGAGCCGCCTGCCGCGGCCCACCAGCAGGGCCCATCAGCAGCTGCTGCGGACGCTGCTGCGCGAGATCGGCGACGGTGAGCGGATGCGCGCCTCGGCGATGGCCGCGTGCGCCAACGCCGCGGGCCGGGTCCAGGCGCTGGCCACCAGCATGCTGGCCGATCTGCGGGAGATGGAGAACCGGCACGACGAGAGCGTGCTCGGCGATCTGCTGAAGCTGGACCACACCACCGCCCAGGCGGGCCGGATCGCCGACAGCATCGCGGTGCTCACCGGTGCGCGCTCCGGGCGCCGCTGGACCAGGCCGATCGTCATGGAGTCCGTGCTGCGCGGCGCGGTCGGCCGGATCAGCGCCTACCAGCGGGTACGGGTCCACTCGGCCAGCAGCGCCGCGGTGGCCGGTTACGCGGCCGAGGGCGTCATGCACGCCCTCGCCGAGCTGATGGACAACGCCGCCAGCTTCTCGCCTCCCACCGAGGAGGTGCATGTGTACGTCGAGGAGACGCACGCGGGCGTCGTGGTGACCATCGAGGACGGCGGGCTGGTGATGGGCCCGGCCGCCCTGGAGCGCGCGCAGAAGGCCGTCTCCTCCGAGACCCTGGACCTGATGAGCCTGTCCGGCACCCGGCTGGGCCTGGCGGTCGTCGGCTGTCTGGCCCGCAAGCACGGGCTCACCGTCTCCTTCCGGCCGTCCGCGCGGGGCGGCACCGGTGTCGTGGTCCTGATCCCGCAGCAGCTGATCACCCACGTCAACCAGGACGCCGTCGTCCTCGGCACGCCGGGCTCCATCCGCTCCGGCATCCCCCGGCAGGCGTCCGCCCCGTCCGCCCCGTCTGGTTCAGCCGCCGCGACCGCGATCGCGCCCGCCCCCGCCACCACCCCGTCCTCCGCTCCGCTGCCGCCCGCCACCGGACCCTCGTCCGCGCCGGAGCCCGCCGCGGAACCCTCGCCGGCCGTCAACGGACTGCCCAAGCGGCGCCGTGGCGAGACGCTGGCCGCGGCCACCCGGGCCGCCGCCGGCGCCGCCGAGGGGGAACCCAAGGCGAAGACCAGCCGTCCCCGA